The following proteins are co-located in the Egicoccus sp. AB-alg2 genome:
- a CDS encoding DUF5719 family protein — MRRRRTWIAAALAVVTAAGVLAADRLPDLPEASPAVAAPAAEAAVSGAWTCPVGDGREGSELAITAARPGDVGAGPGLLELDVLEQGEARPSASPPVFPGAHVRTRVQGDADLATFARWSEGPVAVSREWRLEEIDDVPEATVAGPCQHALSDRWVLPGMSTEGGHEARIRAANPFATDATVAVGFVTPEGPQEPLALQNLTVPAHGTLELTVNEALPEQPDLTAVVRVLSGRALVEGYQLARSEIGDVDGASLLSPSTAPAESWTVPWVSEAEGDTSWLWVVNLGDRPAPVELTLHTPDGGVPPEGLSELTVAPGQVRRVDLRGTLPEGVTAAAVTARSDGAPIHVAGAVLRGDDDTERTGFAVQLGIPSTDDAWLVSGGASAGRTERLDVVNPGSEPARFSVTLFNGATILRPDELADLEVGPGQSLPVLLNEALGEVDGWSAQVVASEGELVVGRVAATRSGVLSLVAHAGIPSAAWSPAGTSLVVQPEPGVVQRLGTARGIQAPDPLGRVDEEPVDEGPLDEADAEDPVTEADAEVEGDADADADAEGDADADRDANG; from the coding sequence ATGAGGCGCCGTCGGACCTGGATCGCCGCCGCCCTGGCCGTGGTGACCGCCGCGGGCGTGCTGGCCGCGGACCGGCTGCCGGACCTACCGGAGGCCAGCCCGGCGGTTGCCGCCCCGGCCGCCGAGGCGGCCGTGTCGGGCGCCTGGACCTGCCCCGTCGGTGACGGTCGCGAGGGCAGCGAGCTCGCGATCACCGCGGCCCGCCCCGGCGACGTCGGCGCGGGCCCCGGTCTGCTGGAGCTCGACGTCCTCGAGCAGGGCGAGGCGCGCCCCAGCGCCTCGCCGCCCGTCTTCCCCGGCGCGCACGTACGCACCCGGGTGCAGGGCGACGCGGACCTGGCCACGTTCGCCCGCTGGAGCGAAGGACCGGTGGCCGTCAGTCGCGAGTGGCGCCTCGAGGAGATCGACGACGTCCCCGAGGCGACGGTCGCAGGCCCCTGCCAGCACGCCCTCTCCGACCGCTGGGTGCTGCCCGGCATGAGCACCGAGGGCGGCCACGAGGCCCGCATCCGGGCCGCGAACCCGTTCGCGACCGACGCGACCGTGGCGGTCGGCTTCGTCACCCCCGAGGGGCCGCAGGAGCCGCTGGCCCTGCAGAACCTCACGGTCCCGGCGCACGGGACCTTGGAGCTGACGGTCAACGAGGCGCTGCCCGAGCAGCCCGACCTGACCGCCGTCGTCCGGGTGCTGTCCGGTCGCGCGCTGGTCGAGGGCTACCAGCTCGCGCGCAGCGAGATCGGCGACGTCGACGGTGCCTCGCTGCTGTCGCCCAGCACGGCGCCGGCCGAGAGCTGGACGGTTCCCTGGGTCTCCGAGGCCGAGGGCGACACCTCCTGGTTGTGGGTGGTGAACCTGGGCGACCGGCCCGCGCCGGTCGAGCTCACGCTCCACACGCCCGACGGCGGCGTGCCACCCGAGGGGCTGAGCGAGCTCACCGTCGCGCCGGGACAGGTCCGGCGCGTGGACCTGCGCGGCACCCTGCCCGAGGGCGTCACGGCCGCCGCCGTGACGGCCCGCTCGGACGGTGCCCCGATCCACGTCGCCGGGGCCGTCCTGCGCGGCGACGACGACACCGAGCGCACGGGGTTCGCCGTCCAGCTCGGGATCCCGTCCACGGACGACGCGTGGCTCGTCAGCGGCGGGGCCAGCGCCGGCCGCACGGAGCGTCTGGACGTCGTCAACCCGGGCAGCGAACCGGCGCGCTTCAGCGTCACGCTCTTCAACGGCGCGACGATCCTGCGTCCGGACGAGCTGGCCGACCTCGAGGTGGGACCGGGCCAGTCGCTGCCCGTGCTGCTGAACGAGGCCCTCGGCGAGGTCGACGGCTGGTCCGCCCAGGTCGTCGCCTCGGAGGGTGAACTCGTCGTCGGGCGGGTGGCGGCCACGCGATCCGGCGTGCTGTCGCTGGTGGCGCACGCGGGCATCCCCAGCGCCGCGTGGTCACCGGCGGGGACCTCGCTGGTCGTGCAGCCCGAGCCCGGCGTGGTCCAGCGGCTGGGCACCGCGCGCGGGATCCAGGCTCCGGACCCGCTCGGTCGCGTGGACGAGGAACCGGTCGACGAAGGCCCGCTCGACGAGGCCGACGCCGAGGATCCCGTTACCGAGGCCGACGCCGAGGTGGAGGGCGACGCGGACGCCGACGCGGACGCGGAGGGCGATGCGGACGCCGATCGCGACGCGAACGGCTGA
- a CDS encoding DUF3499 family protein, with protein sequence MSGTGELRQGVARDAVVRPLALAADRACSRPSCPAPASATLTFNYAEREAWITRLAEARAPQSYDLCAVHAARTQPPHGWRLRDRRPAEEQGREEPQAHTSFGGPDTVAVLAAALRAVPDLPTPEPVRPVTAASAPSGTDASEPAAPGPVAHPSTSPPGASDEVADATPEDSTSSPVLGASASDAAREPSSETTRVARAKPVLAARARTSPNRGPAADW encoded by the coding sequence GTGTCCGGTACGGGAGAGCTCCGCCAGGGCGTCGCGCGCGACGCCGTCGTCCGCCCGCTCGCGCTGGCGGCCGACCGCGCGTGCTCGCGTCCGAGCTGTCCGGCCCCGGCCAGTGCCACGCTGACGTTCAACTACGCGGAGCGCGAGGCCTGGATCACCCGCCTCGCCGAGGCACGGGCGCCCCAGTCCTACGACCTGTGTGCTGTGCACGCGGCTCGCACGCAGCCACCGCACGGCTGGCGGCTGCGTGACCGTCGGCCCGCAGAGGAACAGGGCCGCGAGGAACCGCAGGCGCACACCTCGTTCGGCGGACCCGACACCGTCGCGGTGCTCGCTGCCGCGTTGCGGGCCGTTCCCGACCTCCCGACGCCGGAGCCGGTCCGTCCCGTGACGGCCGCCTCCGCTCCGTCGGGTACCGACGCGTCCGAGCCCGCTGCACCCGGGCCCGTGGCGCATCCCTCCACCTCGCCGCCCGGCGCGAGCGACGAGGTCGCCGACGCGACGCCCGAGGACAGCACGTCTTCCCCGGTCCTCGGGGCGTCGGCGTCGGACGCGGCCCGCGAACCGTCGTCGGAGACGACCCGCGTTGCCAGGGCCAAGCCGGTCCTGGCCGCGCGGGCCCGCACGTCGCCGAACCGGGGCCCCGCTGCCGACTGGTGA
- a CDS encoding metallopeptidase family protein: MPDRHARHRRSAADRRRRPVDGYRMTSAERFDRLVDDAVSGLPDGLLRYLTDIQVAVAEVPPDADAAEVVLARLRRLGDGRRTRGSADPAIRLTLYRRPLEARAASRSDLLDLVQLTIVQELADHFGIDDDRLDDFGWS; encoded by the coding sequence ATGCCCGACCGCCATGCCCGCCACCGACGCTCCGCCGCCGATCGCCGTCGGCGGCCGGTCGACGGCTATCGCATGACCAGCGCCGAGCGTTTCGACCGACTCGTGGACGACGCGGTGTCGGGGCTCCCGGACGGTCTGCTGCGCTACCTCACGGACATCCAGGTCGCGGTCGCCGAGGTGCCGCCCGACGCCGACGCCGCCGAGGTGGTGCTGGCGCGGCTACGGCGACTCGGCGACGGTCGTCGCACGCGTGGATCGGCCGATCCCGCCATTCGCCTGACGCTCTACCGTCGGCCGCTGGAGGCCCGCGCCGCCAGTCGCAGCGACCTGCTCGATCTCGTGCAGTTGACGATCGTGCAGGAGCTGGCCGACCACTTCGGCATCGACGACGACCGACTCGACGACTTCGGCTGGAGCTAG
- the cofD gene encoding 2-phospho-L-lactate transferase, which yields MYAVLAGGVGAARFLRGLTAAVAPGEVVAVVNVGDDLTLHGLRICPDLDSITYWLGGVVHPEQQWGRADERHVVAGELRRFGHEGWFTLGDRDLATHLHRTARLREGAPLSAVTDEIRRAFGVEVRLLPVTDDRVETRIRTRDGRDLHFQEYWVRERAEPEVTEVVLAGGADAEPAPGVVEAILDADAVLIAPSNPVVSIDPILRIPGVREAVHQTAAPVVGVSPVIGGRVVRGMAHRLLPAVGAQVSAAGVAAHYGGLLDGWVVDTRDGDAVAEVAATGVRCLATDTLMDDVEIAAALARSCLSLAAEVSP from the coding sequence GTGTACGCGGTTCTGGCCGGCGGTGTCGGCGCGGCGAGGTTCCTGCGTGGACTGACCGCCGCGGTCGCCCCCGGGGAGGTGGTGGCCGTCGTCAACGTCGGCGACGACCTGACGCTGCACGGCCTGCGCATCTGTCCCGACCTCGACTCCATCACCTACTGGCTCGGTGGCGTGGTGCATCCCGAACAGCAGTGGGGCCGCGCGGACGAGCGGCACGTCGTGGCCGGGGAACTGCGCCGATTCGGGCACGAGGGGTGGTTCACGCTGGGCGACCGTGACCTCGCCACGCACCTGCACCGCACCGCACGCCTGCGCGAGGGCGCCCCGCTGTCGGCGGTCACCGACGAGATCCGCCGGGCGTTCGGTGTCGAGGTCCGCCTGCTGCCGGTGACCGACGACCGGGTCGAGACCCGCATCCGCACGCGCGACGGGCGGGACCTGCACTTCCAGGAGTACTGGGTCCGGGAACGGGCCGAGCCCGAGGTGACCGAGGTCGTCCTGGCCGGTGGGGCGGACGCGGAGCCGGCACCCGGCGTCGTCGAGGCCATCCTCGACGCAGACGCCGTGTTGATCGCTCCCTCCAACCCCGTGGTGTCGATCGATCCGATATTGCGGATCCCGGGTGTGCGCGAGGCCGTCCACCAGACGGCGGCACCGGTCGTCGGCGTCTCCCCCGTCATCGGCGGCCGCGTCGTGCGCGGCATGGCGCACCGCCTGCTGCCGGCCGTCGGGGCGCAGGTCAGCGCGGCCGGTGTGGCCGCCCACTACGGCGGGCTGCTCGACGGCTGGGTGGTCGACACCCGCGACGGCGACGCGGTCGCCGAGGTGGCGGCCACGGGGGTGCGGTGCCTGGCCACGGACACGCTCATGGACGACGTCGAGATCGCGGCGGCCCTCGCCCGCAGCTGCCTCTCGCTGGCCGCGGAGGTGTCGCCGTGA
- a CDS encoding coenzyme F420-0:L-glutamate ligase — translation MSARLEVVALPSEQRFGAGDDLAAALLQAATDAGVELRDGDVVCVASKVVSLVEDATRPLPAGDARQARRRLARETAARIVADTPGVLVTETPHGFVCANGGIDASNVPGERVALLLPTDPDASAERLRAEVTRRTGRQVGIVVTDTFGRPWRLGQTEVALGVAGTAALRDERGATDLDGRSLEVTEAAIADEVAGAADLVRDKGSGTPFVLVRGLPAGRPGTGRDLLRPADQDAFRAGGPTAAEFAVASRRTVRRFDPARPVPQTAVRAAVAAAMTAPAPHHTRPWRFLQLRADTRQRLLDAMARRWREDLTADGVPASVVARRLARSDAVLREAPVLLAPFVVLDGAHHYPDPRRTTAERDLFVLSGGAALQNLQVVLAAHGLGAAWISSTAFCAPTVREVLGLEASWQPLGMVALGHPAAAPAPRGTVDVDEVLLER, via the coding sequence GTGAGCGCCCGCCTCGAGGTGGTCGCGCTGCCCAGCGAGCAGCGCTTCGGCGCGGGCGACGACCTGGCCGCCGCCCTGCTGCAGGCGGCCACCGACGCCGGGGTCGAACTCCGTGACGGCGACGTCGTCTGTGTCGCCTCCAAGGTGGTCAGCCTGGTCGAGGACGCGACCCGTCCTCTGCCGGCCGGCGACGCGCGGCAGGCCCGCCGCCGGCTGGCGCGCGAGACCGCCGCCCGGATCGTCGCGGACACCCCGGGCGTGCTGGTCACGGAGACCCCCCACGGGTTCGTGTGCGCCAACGGCGGCATCGACGCCTCCAACGTCCCCGGTGAGCGCGTCGCACTGCTGCTGCCGACAGACCCCGACGCGTCGGCCGAACGGCTGCGGGCCGAGGTGACGCGCCGCACGGGGCGGCAGGTCGGGATCGTCGTGACCGACACGTTCGGTCGCCCGTGGCGGCTGGGCCAGACCGAGGTCGCCCTCGGCGTGGCCGGGACCGCGGCGCTGCGCGACGAGCGCGGCGCGACCGACCTGGACGGTCGATCGCTGGAGGTCACCGAGGCGGCCATCGCCGACGAGGTGGCCGGCGCGGCCGACCTGGTCCGCGACAAGGGCAGCGGCACCCCGTTCGTCCTGGTCCGGGGACTGCCGGCGGGCCGGCCCGGCACGGGTCGTGACCTGCTGCGCCCGGCGGACCAGGACGCCTTCCGTGCCGGCGGCCCGACCGCCGCGGAGTTCGCGGTCGCGAGCCGCCGGACGGTGCGCCGCTTCGACCCCGCCCGGCCGGTCCCCCAGACCGCCGTGCGGGCCGCCGTGGCCGCCGCGATGACCGCACCGGCCCCGCACCACACGCGGCCGTGGCGGTTCCTGCAGCTGCGCGCCGACACCCGCCAGCGGCTGCTGGACGCCATGGCCCGGCGATGGCGTGAGGACCTCACGGCCGACGGTGTGCCCGCGTCGGTGGTGGCACGCCGTCTCGCCCGCTCCGACGCGGTCCTGCGCGAGGCGCCGGTGCTGCTCGCACCGTTCGTCGTCCTCGACGGCGCCCACCACTACCCCGACCCGCGCCGCACGACGGCCGAGCGGGACCTGTTCGTCCTCTCCGGCGGCGCCGCCCTGCAGAACCTCCAGGTGGTGCTGGCAGCACACGGACTCGGCGCGGCGTGGATCTCCTCGACGGCGTTCTGCGCCCCGACCGTCCGCGAGGTGCTGGGCCTGGAGGCGTCGTGGCAGCCGCTGGGCATGGTGGCGCTCGGCCATCCCGCCGCGGCCCCGGCGCCCCGCGGCACCGTGGACGTCGACGAGGTCCTCCTGGAACGGTGA
- a CDS encoding glycosyltransferase family 2 protein — MPVSSDLPTVLVVLVTHDGAHWLPRTLAALAEQSHPSLDVVAVDNGSTDTTRDVLLAHLDADQVLVAERDLGFGAAVSMALDARPAAGPDAAPYVLFLHDDAALAPDAVERLVHAMEADPRLAIVGPKQRVWGQEHELQSVGWTVDLTGRADSGVDPGELDQGQRDTERRSLYVSTSGMLVRRDVFDDLGRFDRRYHLFRDDLDLCWRAWLAGHDVEVVPEAVTAHVAAATNYLRLGQTRFIGPRYFAERNTLATLLKNYGFARLLLVVPLYFLVGVAKVFGFLLTRRVSDAWQTVRAWIWNVLHLAETLRLRREVQSTRRRTDRELRELFGRIIPRVRAYAEAIGEWIAGGDVDHGGYAAVPRDPGEPVSGPRRLARAIKRRPVLTVGAVLTLVVLVGAWPLLLPGELRGGELAPWPASPAAFLADYAAGWHVAGAFGTAEASSPAQAVLGALHLLVFGSSYAAPRLLLLGLPLIAWLLALRAAQGFSQLRLARVVAATAYVLSPPALAALATGRVGALVVLAALPGIVAAGTVLARPASASTSAWRAVAAVVLLGAIAGAFEPVLLPALALAGLLVLALGWRAAPADDPGWRRYLVIRCLTAAVGPFVLLLPWSLRLFADDGPLHTGGGDVVVDELWRWLTLTPDLAGVPAPIVGVGFVLAGLLGLMLGTPRRPAIVATLWSLALTGAVAAWLFSRAGVVTWPGVPLLLTALAYAGLLALAFATAEAQLTRHAFGWRQLAALTTGLAVALALGIVAAQIARGPWEAYAVDQPPLPAFVTAAAAEEGPFRVLVVADDDERGITWEVVDGHGPTMAAYGVADAEVATRLVEPVLTATLSGADPAAARGLGALNVRYVFVPPGGTSDQLDLALRSQFGLEPRPIADGRLFAVPNWLPVAAAVTGAEAADVAAGDLPPTAEVTPLQPDGPAVYRGEVAEDAVVAVAEEADADWAGTVGRTRLRAAAGGSDLLVFEPTETGGRVEVAHLGDTARGVAVAGQLIALLLVVSLALRPPRFARRRDAEPEPPTAPPTAPAKTPEVVA, encoded by the coding sequence GTGCCGGTTTCCTCCGATCTTCCCACCGTGCTCGTCGTGCTCGTCACGCACGACGGCGCCCATTGGCTTCCCCGCACCCTGGCGGCGTTGGCCGAGCAGAGCCATCCCTCGTTGGACGTCGTGGCCGTCGACAACGGCAGCACCGACACGACCCGCGACGTGCTGCTCGCCCACCTCGACGCCGACCAGGTGCTGGTCGCCGAACGTGACCTCGGCTTCGGTGCCGCGGTCTCCATGGCGCTGGACGCACGCCCCGCAGCTGGGCCGGACGCGGCTCCCTACGTGCTGTTCCTGCACGACGACGCCGCGCTCGCACCGGACGCGGTCGAGCGGCTGGTCCACGCCATGGAGGCCGATCCGCGCCTGGCGATCGTCGGGCCCAAGCAGCGGGTGTGGGGCCAGGAGCACGAGCTGCAGTCGGTCGGCTGGACCGTGGACCTCACCGGCCGCGCCGACAGCGGCGTGGACCCCGGCGAGCTCGACCAGGGCCAGCGCGACACCGAACGGCGCAGCCTGTACGTCTCCACCAGCGGCATGCTGGTGCGGCGGGACGTGTTCGACGACCTGGGCCGGTTCGACCGCCGCTACCACCTCTTCCGTGACGACCTCGACCTGTGCTGGCGGGCCTGGCTGGCCGGCCACGACGTCGAGGTGGTCCCCGAGGCGGTCACCGCGCACGTGGCGGCCGCGACCAACTACCTGCGCCTCGGCCAGACCCGCTTCATCGGCCCCCGCTACTTCGCCGAGCGCAACACCCTGGCGACGCTGCTCAAGAACTACGGCTTCGCCCGTCTGCTGCTGGTCGTCCCGCTGTACTTCCTGGTCGGCGTCGCCAAGGTGTTCGGGTTCCTGTTGACCCGTCGCGTGTCCGACGCCTGGCAGACGGTGCGGGCGTGGATCTGGAACGTCCTGCACCTGGCCGAGACGCTGCGGTTGCGCCGCGAGGTCCAGAGCACACGGCGCCGCACCGACCGCGAGCTGCGCGAGCTGTTCGGACGCATCATCCCGCGCGTCCGCGCCTACGCGGAGGCCATCGGGGAGTGGATCGCCGGCGGCGACGTGGACCACGGCGGCTACGCGGCCGTGCCGCGCGACCCCGGCGAGCCGGTGTCGGGGCCACGCCGGCTCGCACGTGCCATCAAGCGGCGGCCGGTGCTCACGGTCGGCGCCGTGCTGACGCTGGTCGTGCTGGTCGGCGCCTGGCCCCTGCTGCTGCCCGGCGAGCTGCGCGGCGGCGAGTTGGCGCCCTGGCCGGCGAGCCCCGCCGCGTTCCTCGCCGACTACGCCGCCGGGTGGCACGTCGCCGGCGCGTTCGGCACGGCCGAGGCCTCGTCGCCGGCGCAGGCGGTGCTGGGTGCGCTGCACCTGCTGGTGTTCGGCAGCAGCTACGCCGCCCCGCGCCTGCTGCTGCTCGGCCTGCCCCTGATCGCCTGGCTGCTCGCCCTGCGCGCGGCCCAGGGCTTCTCGCAGCTGCGCCTGGCCCGTGTCGTGGCCGCGACCGCGTACGTGCTCTCCCCACCGGCCCTCGCCGCCCTGGCGACCGGACGTGTCGGTGCGCTCGTCGTCCTCGCCGCGCTGCCGGGCATCGTGGCGGCCGGCACCGTGCTGGCACGGCCGGCGTCCGCCTCGACCAGCGCCTGGCGGGCGGTCGCCGCGGTCGTGCTGCTCGGCGCGATCGCGGGTGCGTTCGAACCCGTCCTCCTGCCCGCCCTGGCCCTCGCCGGCCTGCTGGTCCTGGCACTGGGATGGCGCGCCGCGCCCGCCGACGACCCCGGCTGGCGTCGCTACCTGGTCATCCGTTGCCTCACCGCCGCGGTCGGCCCGTTCGTCCTCCTGCTGCCGTGGAGCCTGCGCCTGTTCGCCGACGACGGCCCGCTGCACACCGGCGGTGGCGACGTGGTCGTCGACGAGCTCTGGCGCTGGCTCACCCTCACGCCCGACCTGGCCGGTGTGCCCGCGCCGATCGTGGGCGTCGGCTTCGTCCTGGCGGGCCTGCTCGGGCTGATGCTGGGCACGCCCCGCCGTCCGGCGATCGTCGCCACGCTCTGGAGCCTCGCGCTGACCGGAGCGGTGGCGGCCTGGTTGTTCAGCCGCGCCGGCGTGGTGACCTGGCCGGGGGTGCCGCTGCTGCTGACCGCGCTCGCCTACGCCGGCCTGCTGGCCCTGGCGTTCGCCACCGCCGAGGCACAGCTGACCCGGCACGCGTTCGGTTGGCGACAGCTGGCCGCCCTCACCACGGGCTTGGCCGTCGCCCTGGCGCTGGGGATCGTCGCCGCGCAGATCGCGCGTGGCCCCTGGGAGGCCTACGCGGTCGACCAGCCGCCGTTGCCGGCCTTCGTGACCGCGGCCGCGGCGGAGGAGGGTCCGTTCCGTGTGCTCGTGGTCGCGGACGACGACGAGCGCGGCATCACCTGGGAGGTGGTTGACGGTCACGGGCCGACGATGGCCGCCTACGGCGTGGCTGACGCCGAGGTCGCGACGCGGCTCGTGGAACCCGTGCTGACCGCGACGCTCAGCGGCGCCGACCCGGCCGCGGCCCGCGGTCTGGGTGCCCTCAACGTTCGCTACGTGTTCGTGCCGCCGGGGGGCACCAGCGACCAGCTGGACCTCGCGCTGCGCTCGCAGTTCGGCCTGGAGCCGCGACCCATCGCGGACGGGCGGCTGTTCGCGGTGCCCAACTGGTTGCCGGTCGCCGCGGCCGTCACGGGCGCCGAAGCCGCAGACGTCGCCGCCGGCGACCTGCCCCCGACGGCCGAGGTGACGCCGCTGCAGCCCGACGGCCCCGCGGTCTACCGCGGCGAGGTCGCGGAAGACGCGGTCGTCGCCGTGGCCGAGGAAGCGGATGCCGACTGGGCCGGCACGGTCGGGCGCACCCGCCTGCGTGCCGCCGCCGGCGGCAGCGACCTGCTCGTCTTCGAACCGACGGAGACCGGCGGGCGCGTCGAGGTTGCCCACCTCGGCGACACCGCCCGCGGCGTCGCGGTGGCCGGCCAGTTGATCGCCCTGCTGCTCGTCGTGTCCCTCGCCCTGCGTCCGCCGCGGTTCGCGCGCCGGCGTGACGCCGAGCCGGAGCCTCCGACCGCCCCACCCACGGCGCCGGCCAAGACCCCGGAGGTGGTCGCATGA
- a CDS encoding WhiB family transcriptional regulator, producing the protein MQRMGAIAELSARLAFDADDREWMLEAKCLDADPEAFFPEKGGSTREAKRICTACPVRDECLEFALSNDERFGIWGGLSERERRRAKRLSA; encoded by the coding sequence ATGCAGCGGATGGGGGCCATCGCGGAGCTCAGCGCCCGATTGGCGTTCGATGCCGACGATCGAGAGTGGATGCTCGAGGCCAAGTGCCTCGATGCGGATCCCGAGGCGTTCTTCCCGGAGAAGGGCGGCTCGACCCGCGAGGCCAAGCGCATCTGCACCGCTTGTCCCGTGCGGGACGAGTGCCTGGAGTTCGCGTTGTCCAACGACGAGCGATTCGGCATCTGGGGCGGCCTTTCGGAACGTGAACGGCGACGGGCGAAGCGCCTGTCCGCCTGA
- a CDS encoding DUF3105 domain-containing protein → MAERERLTNKERRAQARDERKRREAELARKRKRNTLRNGLITAAIVGVVGAVVLQAFLGGPTVIDDAILVNSDTAEEARQAAGCEVLVDREPLPDRTHFEANAAPAADTIYTDVRPTHSGPHTVQTHPIVAAGAGSQLDERSTTHNLEHGSIIAWYDPDQLEGGVADEMGTWSETLNANGFRNDRGGVAIFVSPYTDPGISSGKAIAFRAWGVAMDCDTWDEDVAHAFVIDHYGTHGIAPERPLGPYPEGVLEYEDVEVDDNVEAPIDEQLMEGQPGGDDVQTDEDATESAEEGELDTGGAEQPEGEGGDAEGEDAQE, encoded by the coding sequence GTGGCCGAACGCGAACGTCTCACCAACAAGGAGCGCCGTGCGCAGGCGCGCGACGAGCGCAAACGGCGCGAGGCGGAGCTCGCCAGGAAGCGCAAGCGCAACACCCTGCGCAACGGCCTGATCACCGCCGCGATCGTGGGTGTGGTCGGCGCCGTCGTCCTGCAGGCTTTCCTGGGTGGCCCGACCGTCATCGACGACGCGATCCTGGTCAACTCGGACACCGCCGAGGAAGCGCGCCAGGCCGCGGGTTGCGAGGTGCTGGTCGACCGCGAACCGCTGCCCGACCGCACCCACTTCGAGGCCAACGCGGCCCCGGCGGCCGACACCATCTACACCGACGTGCGCCCGACCCACTCCGGGCCCCACACGGTGCAGACGCACCCGATCGTGGCGGCCGGTGCCGGCAGTCAGCTCGACGAGCGCTCCACCACGCACAACCTCGAGCACGGCTCGATCATCGCCTGGTACGACCCCGACCAGCTCGAGGGCGGCGTCGCCGACGAGATGGGCACCTGGAGCGAGACCCTCAACGCCAACGGCTTCCGCAACGACCGTGGCGGCGTCGCGATCTTCGTCTCGCCCTACACCGACCCGGGCATCAGCTCCGGTAAGGCGATCGCGTTCCGCGCCTGGGGCGTCGCGATGGACTGCGACACCTGGGACGAGGACGTCGCCCACGCGTTCGTGATCGACCACTACGGCACCCACGGCATCGCTCCCGAGCGTCCGCTGGGCCCCTACCCCGAGGGGGTGCTCGAGTACGAGGACGTCGAGGTCGACGACAACGTCGAGGCCCCCATCGACGAGCAGCTGATGGAGGGACAGCCCGGCGGTGACGACGTCCAGACCGACGAGGACGCGACCGAGTCGGCCGAGGAGGGCGAGCTGGACACCGGCGGTGCCGAGCAGCCCGAGGGCGAGGGCGGCGACGCCGAGGGCGAGGACGCCCAGGAGTAG
- the sigK gene encoding ECF RNA polymerase sigma factor SigK: protein MSASSAAIPAPRTLRTSSSAAARRAVEVPAADRTSEELLVAVAHGDQRAFAELYDRVCPQVLGVTLRVLRDRALAEEVSQEVLVEVWRKADRFDPGRGTASGWITTLAHRRAVDRVRSEQASRDRDHRVSRRDEGRAFDEVADEVEVRLDHWQVRNALAALSDRQREAIELAYFAGHTYRDVARVLGIPEGTAKSRLRDGLLRLRQALEDHV from the coding sequence ATGAGCGCCTCGTCCGCCGCGATCCCGGCGCCCCGCACCCTGCGCACCAGCTCGTCGGCGGCCGCGCGCCGCGCCGTCGAGGTGCCTGCCGCCGACCGCACCAGCGAGGAGCTGCTCGTCGCCGTCGCCCACGGTGACCAGCGTGCCTTCGCCGAGCTCTACGACCGGGTCTGCCCGCAGGTGCTCGGCGTCACGCTGCGCGTGCTGCGCGATCGCGCCCTCGCCGAGGAGGTCAGCCAGGAGGTGCTGGTCGAGGTCTGGCGCAAGGCGGACCGCTTCGACCCCGGCCGCGGTACCGCGTCCGGCTGGATCACCACGCTCGCCCACCGGCGCGCGGTCGACCGCGTGCGCAGCGAGCAGGCCAGCCGCGACCGCGACCACCGTGTCTCGCGGCGTGACGAGGGCCGGGCCTTCGACGAGGTCGCCGACGAGGTCGAGGTCCGGCTCGACCACTGGCAGGTCCGCAACGCCCTCGCCGCGCTCAGCGACCGCCAGCGCGAGGCGATCGAGCTGGCCTACTTCGCCGGCCACACCTACCGCGACGTCGCCCGCGTGCTCGGCATCCCGGAGGGCACCGCGAAGAGCCGGTTGCGCGACGGCCTGCTGCGACTGCGCCAGGCCCTCGAGGACCACGTGTAG